The following proteins are encoded in a genomic region of Sphingopyxis sp. YF1:
- the odhB gene encoding 2-oxoglutarate dehydrogenase complex dihydrolipoyllysine-residue succinyltransferase, which yields MSTEVKVPTLGESVTEATIGEWLKQPGDAVALDEPIASLETDKVAVEVPSPVAGVMGQQVVAVGDTVNVGAVIATIEAGSGKAAAPAAKAEAAAPAPAATASEDTGDGVTTLSPAVRRLVLEHGVDPSKIKGSGKDGRLTKEDVLAAASAAPEAAPAAAPAAAAAAAPAAGGAPGRREERVKMTRMRQTIAKRLKAAQDTAAMLTTFNDVDMSAVMATREKYRDSFEKKHGVRLGFMSFFTKAVALAAHDIPAVNARIDGDEIVYHDYLDVSVAVSAPNGLVVPVVRNADSLSFADIEKAIADLGKRAKDGTLTMDDMTGGTFTISNGGVFGGLMSTPIINPPQSAVLGLHRIEDRPVVRNGEIVIRPMMYLAMSYDHRLIDGREAVTFLKTIKEAIEDPTRLLIDL from the coding sequence ATGAGCACCGAAGTCAAAGTCCCCACGCTGGGCGAAAGCGTCACCGAAGCGACGATCGGCGAGTGGCTGAAGCAGCCGGGCGATGCGGTCGCGCTCGACGAGCCGATCGCGAGCCTCGAAACCGACAAGGTCGCCGTCGAAGTGCCTTCGCCCGTCGCGGGCGTGATGGGCCAGCAGGTCGTCGCGGTCGGCGACACGGTCAATGTCGGCGCGGTGATCGCGACGATCGAAGCCGGCAGCGGCAAGGCGGCCGCCCCGGCGGCCAAGGCCGAAGCCGCCGCTCCGGCGCCCGCCGCGACGGCGAGCGAGGATACCGGCGACGGCGTCACCACCCTGTCGCCCGCGGTGCGCCGCCTGGTGCTCGAGCATGGCGTCGACCCGAGCAAGATCAAGGGCAGCGGCAAGGATGGCCGGCTGACCAAGGAAGATGTGCTCGCCGCCGCGAGCGCGGCGCCCGAAGCCGCGCCCGCCGCGGCACCGGCCGCCGCCGCTGCAGCCGCGCCCGCTGCGGGCGGCGCGCCCGGCCGCCGCGAGGAACGCGTCAAGATGACGCGCATGCGCCAGACGATCGCCAAGCGGCTGAAGGCGGCGCAGGACACCGCCGCAATGCTGACGACCTTCAACGACGTCGACATGTCGGCGGTGATGGCGACGCGCGAGAAATATCGCGACAGCTTTGAAAAGAAGCACGGCGTGCGCCTCGGCTTCATGAGCTTCTTCACCAAGGCGGTCGCGCTTGCCGCGCACGACATTCCGGCGGTGAACGCACGCATCGACGGCGACGAGATCGTCTACCACGACTATCTCGACGTCTCGGTCGCGGTCAGCGCCCCCAACGGCCTCGTCGTCCCCGTCGTGCGTAACGCCGACAGCCTGTCGTTCGCCGACATCGAAAAGGCGATCGCCGACCTCGGCAAGCGCGCCAAGGACGGCACGCTGACGATGGACGACATGACCGGCGGCACCTTCACCATCTCGAACGGTGGTGTGTTCGGCGGCCTGATGTCGACCCCGATCATCAACCCGCCGCAGTCGGCGGTGCTCGGCCTTCACCGCATCGAGGACCGTCCGGTCGTCCGGAACGGCGAGATCGTGATCCGCCCGATGATGTATCTCGCGATGAGCTACGACCATCGCCTGATCGACGGCCGCGAGGCGGTGACCTTCCTCAAGACGATCAAGGAAGCGATCGAGGACCCGACGCGTCTGCTGATCGATCTTTGA